The window GTGTTCCTTCAATGAGGATTCTTAAGATAATAGGCGTTTTTGGTCTTGAGACATGGCAGGGCTGGGGATTTGATAAGGAAAGCCAGGAAATTCTAAAGCAGGGTAATGTTATGGGAAAACCCGTTTATACGGGCGATACCCACCATCCGGGATTTTCTGAAACAAAGGGTGACTATGATGGCGAGTATGTATTTATTAATGACAAAAGCCAGGGTAGAATAGCCGTTATAGACACAAGGGACTGGCAGACAAAACAGATCGTTAAAAACCCTGTTTTAAAGTCCACTCACGGTGGTACAAGTGTTACTCAGGATACTGAGTATGTATTTACGGCCTGTCAGTATGCTGCTCCATACGACAACAAATACTATGATCCGATGGATCAGGAGACTTACAACAAATACTTCAGGGGTGGTCATACCTACTGGAAATTTGATCGCAAAAAAGGCAGAATCGACATGGAAAACTCCTTCACCATTGAGTTGCCACCTTATATGCAGGATATTAATGACTGTGGAAAATTGATGAGTCATGGATGGGGCTTCTCGAACTCTTTTAACACTGAAAGGTACCTTGGTGGAATAGAGAGAGGCAATCCACCATTTGAGGCTGGATGTTCTGCAAACGACACCGACTTTATCCATATGACAAACTGGCTGAAAGCCGAAGAGGTTATAAAGAAAGGTGATTATAAGGTTATCAATGGTCATAAGGTAATACCTATGGATGTTGCCATTGAAAATGGCCTTGTTTACCTGATTCCTGTTATGAAGAGCCCTCATGGTATAACTGTGAGCCCCGATGGCAGATATATACTTGCAAGTGGTAAGCTTGACACTCACGTTTCCGTATATGACTTTAAGAAAATCATGCATCTGATTGATAGAAAAATTTATGACGGCAAAGATCCTTATGGTATTCCTATTCTTTCAATGAGAAGAACTCTGCATGGAATGGTTCAGACCGGTCTTGGCCCTCTACACAACCAGTTTGATGTTGCTGATACCCATATTGCTTATAACTCTCTGTTTGTTGATTCAGCCATTGTTAAATATGATTATATCAAACTTAAGGTTCTTGATAGAATACCGATTCACTATAATGTTGGACATTTAACAGCTGTTCATGGTGACACGGTTAATCCAAGGGGTAAATACCTTATCTCATTGAATAAGCTTGCTATCGATAGATTTGCACCTATTGGTCCTCTCCATCCACAGAACCACGAGCTTATAGACATCTCTGATCCTTTGCATAAAAACATGAGAATGCTTTATGCTATGCCAGTTCCAATAGGTGAGCCGCATTACGCTCAGATCATTGAAACAAGTATTTTGAAGAAGAGAACCTGGAAGGTTTATCCTCTGGGAACAGATGCAACAACAATGGCAAGATCACCTTATAGAACGCTTGCCGGTAGAGAAAAAATCATTAGAAAAGGCAATCATGTTGAAGTATGGGCAACGGCTATCAGGAGTCATTTTAATCCTGAGCATATCTACTGCAAGGTTGGTGATAAGGTTACTATTCATATTACAAACCTTGAAAGGGCTGAGGATGAAACGCACGATTTCGGTATCTATTATTACAATGTAACTGCATCTCTTGAGCCTGGAAAAACCGCCACTGTTGAATTTATTGCAGATAAAGAGGGTATATTCCCGTATTATTGTCAGGAATTCTGTTCAGCATTACATCTTGAGATGTTTGGTTATCTTGCGGTTCTGCCAAAAGATGCAGAATTTCCTGAGGGTGCCTTCTTTAACCATGAAGAAGAATAAAAGTTGAAAGGAGTGTGCTATGAGAAGAATTATTACATTAAATTTTGCCCTGTTTATTCTGGCAGCCTTTTTGTCTCTGCCTGTTTTGCAGGCCCATGCAACAGAAAATTACAAGGCTCTTTATTACAAAAC is drawn from Hippea jasoniae and contains these coding sequences:
- the nosZ gene encoding Sec-dependent nitrous-oxide reductase, giving the protein MGKKKLSRRSLLKGAAIGGIGAAVAGSQLLGKTPKADAAGISGELARVMKERGLSPDDVLAAAKTYIPEGVHDPYLCISSGGQSGQLILYGVPSMRILKIIGVFGLETWQGWGFDKESQEILKQGNVMGKPVYTGDTHHPGFSETKGDYDGEYVFINDKSQGRIAVIDTRDWQTKQIVKNPVLKSTHGGTSVTQDTEYVFTACQYAAPYDNKYYDPMDQETYNKYFRGGHTYWKFDRKKGRIDMENSFTIELPPYMQDINDCGKLMSHGWGFSNSFNTERYLGGIERGNPPFEAGCSANDTDFIHMTNWLKAEEVIKKGDYKVINGHKVIPMDVAIENGLVYLIPVMKSPHGITVSPDGRYILASGKLDTHVSVYDFKKIMHLIDRKIYDGKDPYGIPILSMRRTLHGMVQTGLGPLHNQFDVADTHIAYNSLFVDSAIVKYDYIKLKVLDRIPIHYNVGHLTAVHGDTVNPRGKYLISLNKLAIDRFAPIGPLHPQNHELIDISDPLHKNMRMLYAMPVPIGEPHYAQIIETSILKKRTWKVYPLGTDATTMARSPYRTLAGREKIIRKGNHVEVWATAIRSHFNPEHIYCKVGDKVTIHITNLERAEDETHDFGIYYYNVTASLEPGKTATVEFIADKEGIFPYYCQEFCSALHLEMFGYLAVLPKDAEFPEGAFFNHEEE